The following are encoded together in the Lactuca sativa cultivar Salinas chromosome 1, Lsat_Salinas_v11, whole genome shotgun sequence genome:
- the LOC128128132 gene encoding protein MOR1-like yields MVKTVLHELVKLRGTIINGHFSMVPIDMEPQPIILAYIDLNLQTLAAARMLTPAGPVGQTHWGDSMANYPMPATHSADAQLKHELSAIFKKIGDKQTCSIGLYELYRITQLYPHVDISMLLDLYVLLLIMHLFPLQTNSLFDSHANANPGAYSPI; encoded by the exons ATGGTGAAAACGGTTCTTCATGAGCTTGTAAAGCTTCGTGGGACAATAATAAATGGTCATTTTTCCATGGTCCCAATTGACATGGAACCCCAACCCATAATCCTTGCCTACATCGATCTTAATCTTCAG ACATTGGCTGCTGCCAGAATGTTGACCCCTGCTGGCCCTGTTGGTCAAACTCATTGGGGTGATTCCATGGCCAATTATCCAATGCCTGCCACGCATTCTGCAGATGCCCAATTGAAG CATGAACTTTCTGCGATATTCAAGAAAATTGGAGACAAGCAAACATGCAGTATCGGTCTATACGAACTATACCGTATAACACAATTATACCCACAT GTTGACATATCTATGCTCCTAGACCTTTATGTGCTGCTGTTAATCATGCATCTCTTTCCTCTACAAACCAATTCTCTTTTTGATAGTCATGCAAATGCAAATCCTGGGGCATATAGTCCTATTTGA